ttgcaTATTCCTTGGAAGAATAAAGAGtgtatttaatctaaaaacaaaatagaacttGTCtagacaacaaaataaatattaaatccttAATAATACGATCACaaatacactggtgtgcaaaacttaagcaacaagtggttttttggccacagctccccaacaaagtataagatagccatgaaattgcagtataatatgaacgtaattcagtagaaagattatttgtatgcaaattttcgaaataaagcGTCGTAGGTGATGTAAGTGTACCTAAACCTTGTTGGTCGGCGCGTGCAGATCAAGGctgtgataaaaggatgaagagcaccgtagttaaagacattcgctgcaagtgcaagtgatttgttttgtgaaacatgtcttCACGAAATCATTTAGAGGAATTTACTCGAGGAAGAATGATTGGGAAGCTTGAGGAGGGGCGTAGTGTGACCAGTGTCGCCGAAGAGTTCgggatcaacaaaagtgttgtttctcgtgcttggaatgcctttaaaactactggtacagCTGTTCGGAAGGTTGGTGGTGGCCGTCCAAGGAAAACAACACCAAGAGATGACCGTTACATTGTCCTCCAGGCGAAAAGAAACTGTTTTCAGTCAGCGAGCGCTATATCTCAGCAACTGTGCACAGTGACAGGACGGcaagtatcaagatttacagtggccagacgcctccacagaggtggcttatttgctaggcgtcctgaacgctgcatacctttaaaagttagccaCTGGCGGCACCGTTTAGAGTGGTGCAGAGAACACGAAACCTGGACACCTCATCAATAGAGTCGCGTCCACTTCACAGATGAGAGTCGTTTTAGTGCTACAAGCGATTCTCAACGTCAGTTGATATGGAGAGAGGTTGGAGCTCGATTTCATCCCAATAACATCGCGGAAAGAGATCGTTACGGTGGTCCTGGAGTTGTCGTCTGGGGGGGCATTATGTTAAACGGCGGACTGATCTTCAGATCTTCGACCGAGGTTCTGTAACTGGAGACCGCTACTGCAACTAGGTAATCCTACCCCATGTGCGTCTGTTCCAAGGGGCCATTGAGCcatacttcatttttatggatgacaatgcccggccacaccgtactgctaatgttcaagagctactagaaagtgaagatattacacgaatggattggccagcttactctccagatctaaatcccatagagcatgtgtgggatgcattagggagacgtcttgcgacacgacagtatcctcctggtaacacccatcagctgaaagatgcgttaaaggaggaatggagacgtttaccccaagaactcctggataatctggtgcttagcatggagagacgatgccaagcaacaattacagtaaggggagggcatatcccatactagggaacatctgccagttgtacttacgcttcttcaggcaatcatgtgtaacgccactatatgtcaaataaagcctttttttgttccataccctactttaagctttatattcatttctgcgccattattcttttaccatcgtttaagtacaaaataatgtacatcatattcaaatttcatgtcaatcggatgatttcttgtggagttatgacaaaaaacgcacttgttgcttaagttttgctcACCAGTGTATAATAGGAGAAcagttcaaaatagttttttaacgCAATAGAAGATCATTATCAACAAAATGTTAGTATGTGATAGCTCcaaatctcaaaaatataaactgaaacgaaataatataataattttttaaaaaaagagacaactgacattaaataatataataataactatatggAATAGCTGACGCAAAAGAAaatagataacaaaaattaaatgagaaagagttctgaaaataaaatagaaataaaaaaacataagataaaaattaaaataaaacgaataattaatatgaaataaaggctaaatttaataaatgtatactaGTCATTTAAAATGTACATTGTGTTCCGTAATAACAaactttaatgtattttatttattttagaatgaagACGAAAATGAAGACAACGAATTATATTCCTGGGGCCTAATATTTAATCAGCCTAATATTTAATCGCGGAAGGAACAAAAACACAATCAAAAGCTGTTAAATCCCTTGTGAGGAAGGCGAggtcaaaaatatcaaaatccgtctctttatttgacaatttttgaagGGATTTCGATTAATCGCTTGGAGAAAAACAGAATTATAGTAAAATCACTGcttggtaatgacatttctgataaaaaaaagattataactCTGGCAATAAAACCAAATCCTGCAGTAtttataaaccattcatttggtaatttttctattcatttggtaacggtttgccagaaattctggttttcaaaactacagttcttattactaaacatttagtgaaagttaatttaacaaaataaattgtttttatgccatgctctatgataaaattaccaaattgtgccacatttaccatattttatcgcatattataacattatatttaatgtttaattttaccgaaatcaatAGCAAAGTACTTCGGGtaaaattaccgagttttttgtttttctcatagagccagaaatttagttaaattttaacatattctagtagttttgaaaaCACTTGTTTTTCAACTCCTCCCTGTTTCATTAAACAGTCAAacggatttttattttttagaccaACTCCTTTAGTAGGGactgtttcattattttattttttttatctatacgCATACTTTAAATATAGGACGAAAAccaaaagtgaaaattaatatgccTAAGCGAGTTATATACATTGgggaaaagtttcatttttatgattattttgtatta
This region of Parasteatoda tepidariorum isolate YZ-2023 chromosome X1, CAS_Ptep_4.0, whole genome shotgun sequence genomic DNA includes:
- the LOC139426988 gene encoding uncharacterized protein, translating into MSSRNHLEEFTRGRMIGKLEEGRSVTSVAEEFGINKSVVSRAWNAFKTTGTAVRKVGGGRPRKTTPRDDRYIVLQAKRNCFQSASAISQQLCTVTGRQVSRFTVARRLHRGGLFARRPERCIPLKVSHWRHRLEWCREHETWTPHQ